In Rhinolophus sinicus isolate RSC01 chromosome X, ASM3656204v1, whole genome shotgun sequence, a single genomic region encodes these proteins:
- the LOC109436244 gene encoding integrator complex subunit 6-like isoform X4: MPQKAGWKENHATFMNELKNLQASGLTTLGQALRSSFDLLNLNRLISGIDNYGQGRNPFFLEPSILITITDGNKLTSTAGVQEELHLPLNSPLPGSELTKEPFRWDQRLFALVLRLPGLASTEPEQLGSVPTDESAIAQMCEVTGGRSYCVRTQRMLNQCLESLVQKVQSGVVINFEKTGPDPLPIGEDVLMDSSRPSNSFAVQPWHSCHKLIYVRPNSKTGVPVGHWPIPESFWPDQNLPSLPPRTSHPVVKFSCVDCEPMVIDKLPFDKYELEPSPLTQYILERKSPHTCWQVFVTSSAKYNELGYPFGYLKASMTLTCVNLFVMPYNYPVLLPLLDDLFKVHKLKPNLKWRQAFDNYLKTLPPYYLLPLKKALRMMGAPNLISDNLDCGLSYSVISYLKKLSQQTKLESERILASVGKKPPQEIGIKVKNHSGGGVSLTHSKNFRKLLKEIIGETSLRLTELNTKEFAGFQVGLLNKDLKPQTYRNAYDISRRGLLDQLTRMRSNLLKTHKFIVGQDEDSLHSVPVAQMGNYQEYLKTLASPLREIDPDQPKRQHTFGNPFKQDKKGMMIDEADEFVTGPQNKVKRPGEPNSPLSSKRRRSMSPLLRKPQTPPTVTNHVGGKGPPSASWFPSYPNLIKPTLVHTDATVTHDVHEEKMENGQIPPNGLLSKSAAPELMNMAGDGIPHNQLDSLSDDFTSLRKDGLIHKPGSNALIGGTKNCSVSADDRKISVASALGTVPNTLQITPAMAQGINADIKHQLMKEVRKFGRKYERIFILLEEVQGPFAVKKQFVEFTIKEAARFKRRVLIQYLEKVLEKIDSHHLHNNVNHINSRSSC; encoded by the exons ATGCCACAGAAG GCTGGTTGGAAGGAAAACCACGCAACATTCATGAATGAACTAAAAAATCTTCAGGCTTCTGGACTGACTACTCTTGGTCAGGCTCTAAGATCCTCATTTGATTTGTTAAATCTCAATAGATTAATATCTGGAATAGACAATTATGGACAG ggGAGAAATCCATTTTTTTTAGAACCATCTATTTTAATTACCATCACAGATGGAAACAAGTTAACAAGTACGGCTGGTGTTCAAGAAGAg CTTCATCTTCCTTTGAATTCGCCTCTGCCTGGAAGTGAACTAACCAAAGAACCTTTTCGTTGGGATCAAAGGTTATTTGCCCTGGTGTTGCGTTTGCCTGGATTGGCTTCAACTGAACCAGAGCAATTAGGGAGTGTACCAACTGATGAATCTGCCATCGCACAGATGTGTGAAGTCACTGGAG GTCGCTCCTACTGTGTTAGAACACAAAGAATGTTGAATCAGTGTTTAGAATCTCTAGTTCAAAAAGTTCAGAGTGGTGTAGTTATTAACTTTGAAAAAACGGGACCAGATCCACTTCCTATTGGAGAAG ATGTTCTTATGGATTCATCTAGGCCAAGCAATTCATTTGCTGTTCAACCATGGCATAGTTGTCATAAGCTCATTTATGTACGACCTAACTCTAAAACTGGTGTTCCTGTTGGACATTGGCCAATTCCAGAATCTTTTTGGCCAGATCAGAATTTACCTTCACTA CCTCCGCGAACATCTCATCCTGTTGTGAAGTTCTCCTGTGTAGATTGTGAACCAATGGTAATAGACAAACTTCCCTTTGACAAATACGAACTTGAACCTTCACCCTTAACTCAGTACATCCTGGAACGAAAGTCTCCCCATACCTGCTGGCAG GTGTTTGTTACTAGCAGTGCAAAATACAATGAACTTGGATATCCATTTGGTTATTTAAAAGCCAGTATGACTTTAACTTGTGTAAACCTCTTTGTGATGCCATACAACTACCCAGTTTTACTCCCTCTTTTAG ATGACTTGTTTAAAGTTCACAAGCTTAAGCCAAATCTGAAGTGGCGACAGGCTTTTGACAACTACTTAAAAACTCTGCCTCCATACTACCTATTa CCGTTAAAGAAAGCACTAAGGATGATGGGAGCTCCAAATCTGATATCAGATAATTTAGATTGTGGACTTAGTTACAGTGTTATCTCTTACCTTAAAAAACTCAGCCAACAG ACGAAACTAGAGTCAGAACGAATACTAGCGTCAGTGGGGAAGAAACCTCCCCAGGAAATTGGAATCAAAGTGAAAAATCATTCTGGAGGTGGTGTGTCCTTGACTCAcagtaaaaattttagaaaactattgaaagaaatcaTAGGGGAAACTTCACTGAGACTGACAGAACTGAATACCAAAGAATTTGCTGGCTTCCAAGTAGGGCTCTTAAACAAG GATTTGAAACCTCAGACATATAGAAATGCTTATGATATTTCACGTAGAGGTCTTTTAGACCAGTTAACCAGAATGAGATCCAATCTGCTGAAAACACACAAGTTTATTGTTGGACAAGATGAAG ATTCTCTTCATAGTGTTCCAGTCGCACAAATGGGTAACTATCAGGAATATCTAAAGACATTGGCTTCTCCACTTCGAGAGATTGATCCAGATCAACCCAAAAGACAACATACTTTTGGCAATCCATTTAAACAAGATAAGAAG GGAATGATGATTGATGAAGCAGATGAGTTTGTAACAGGGCCACAAAACAAAGTGAAACGTCCTGGAGAACCCAACAGTCCTCTATCATCTAAGAGAAGGCGGAGTATGTCCCCGCTGTTGAGGAAACCACAAACACCACCTACTGTAACTAACCATGTGGGCGGAAAGGGACCACCCTCAGCCTCGTGGTTCCCATCTTATCCAAACCTCATAAAACCCACCCTTGTACATACAG ATGCTACTGTCACTCACGATGTCCAtgaggaaaagatggaaaatggtCAAATCCCACCTAATGGCTTGTTGTCAAAATCTGCTGCACCAGAGCTTATGAATATGGCAGGAGATGGTATTCCACACAACCAATTGGATTCTCTGTCTGATGACTTCACTAGCCTAAGGAAAGATGGCCTGATTCACAAACCTGGTAGTAATGCACTTATAGGAGGAACCAAAAACTGCAGTGTCTCTGCAGATGATCGAAAAATCTCAGTAGCATCTGCTTTGGGAACTGTGCCAAATACATTGCAAATAACTCCTGCTATGGCACAAGGAATCAATGCTGATATAAAACATCAATTAATGAAGGAAGTTCGAAAATTTGGACGAA agtatgaaagaattttcattttgctcGAAGAAGTGCAAGGACCTTTTGCAGTCAAGAAACAATTTGTTGAATTTACCATTAAGGAAGCTGCAAG GTTTAAAAGACGAGTCTTAATTCAGTACCTTGAGAAGGTACTAGAAAAAATAGATTCCCACCACCTTCACAACAATGTTAATCACATCAACAGCAGATCATCATGCTAA
- the LOC109436244 gene encoding integrator complex subunit 6-like isoform X3: protein MPILLFLIDTSASMNQRTDLGTSYLDIAKGAVELFLKLRARDPASRGDRYMLVTYDEPPYCIKAGWKENHATFMNELKNLQASGLTTLGQALRSSFDLLNLNRLISGIDNYGQGRNPFFLEPSILITITDGNKLTSTAGVQEELHLPLNSPLPGSELTKEPFRWDQRLFALVLRLPGLASTEPEQLGSVPTDESAIAQMCEVTGGRSYCVRTQRMLNQCLESLVQKVQSGVVINFEKTGPDPLPIGEDVLMDSSRPSNSFAVQPWHSCHKLIYVRPNSKTGVPVGHWPIPESFWPDQNLPSLPPRTSHPVVKFSCVDCEPMVIDKLPFDKYELEPSPLTQYILERKSPHTCWQVFVTSSAKYNELGYPFGYLKASMTLTCVNLFVMPYNYPVLLPLLDDLFKVHKLKPNLKWRQAFDNYLKTLPPYYLLPLKKALRMMGAPNLISDNLDCGLSYSVISYLKKLSQQTKLESERILASVGKKPPQEIGIKVKNHSGGGVSLTHSKNFRKLLKEIIGETSLRLTELNTKEFAGFQVGLLNKDLKPQTYRNAYDISRRGLLDQLTRMRSNLLKTHKFIVGQDEDSLHSVPVAQMGNYQEYLKTLASPLREIDPDQPKRQHTFGNPFKQDKKGMMIDEADEFVTGPQNKVKRPGEPNSPLSSKRRRNATVTHDVHEEKMENGQIPPNGLLSKSAAPELMNMAGDGIPHNQLDSLSDDFTSLRKDGLIHKPGSNALIGGTKNCSVSADDRKISVASALGTVPNTLQITPAMAQGINADIKHQLMKEVRKFGRKYERIFILLEEVQGPFAVKKQFVEFTIKEAARFKRRVLIQYLEKVLEKIDSHHLHNNVNHINSRSSC, encoded by the exons GCTGGTTGGAAGGAAAACCACGCAACATTCATGAATGAACTAAAAAATCTTCAGGCTTCTGGACTGACTACTCTTGGTCAGGCTCTAAGATCCTCATTTGATTTGTTAAATCTCAATAGATTAATATCTGGAATAGACAATTATGGACAG ggGAGAAATCCATTTTTTTTAGAACCATCTATTTTAATTACCATCACAGATGGAAACAAGTTAACAAGTACGGCTGGTGTTCAAGAAGAg CTTCATCTTCCTTTGAATTCGCCTCTGCCTGGAAGTGAACTAACCAAAGAACCTTTTCGTTGGGATCAAAGGTTATTTGCCCTGGTGTTGCGTTTGCCTGGATTGGCTTCAACTGAACCAGAGCAATTAGGGAGTGTACCAACTGATGAATCTGCCATCGCACAGATGTGTGAAGTCACTGGAG GTCGCTCCTACTGTGTTAGAACACAAAGAATGTTGAATCAGTGTTTAGAATCTCTAGTTCAAAAAGTTCAGAGTGGTGTAGTTATTAACTTTGAAAAAACGGGACCAGATCCACTTCCTATTGGAGAAG ATGTTCTTATGGATTCATCTAGGCCAAGCAATTCATTTGCTGTTCAACCATGGCATAGTTGTCATAAGCTCATTTATGTACGACCTAACTCTAAAACTGGTGTTCCTGTTGGACATTGGCCAATTCCAGAATCTTTTTGGCCAGATCAGAATTTACCTTCACTA CCTCCGCGAACATCTCATCCTGTTGTGAAGTTCTCCTGTGTAGATTGTGAACCAATGGTAATAGACAAACTTCCCTTTGACAAATACGAACTTGAACCTTCACCCTTAACTCAGTACATCCTGGAACGAAAGTCTCCCCATACCTGCTGGCAG GTGTTTGTTACTAGCAGTGCAAAATACAATGAACTTGGATATCCATTTGGTTATTTAAAAGCCAGTATGACTTTAACTTGTGTAAACCTCTTTGTGATGCCATACAACTACCCAGTTTTACTCCCTCTTTTAG ATGACTTGTTTAAAGTTCACAAGCTTAAGCCAAATCTGAAGTGGCGACAGGCTTTTGACAACTACTTAAAAACTCTGCCTCCATACTACCTATTa CCGTTAAAGAAAGCACTAAGGATGATGGGAGCTCCAAATCTGATATCAGATAATTTAGATTGTGGACTTAGTTACAGTGTTATCTCTTACCTTAAAAAACTCAGCCAACAG ACGAAACTAGAGTCAGAACGAATACTAGCGTCAGTGGGGAAGAAACCTCCCCAGGAAATTGGAATCAAAGTGAAAAATCATTCTGGAGGTGGTGTGTCCTTGACTCAcagtaaaaattttagaaaactattgaaagaaatcaTAGGGGAAACTTCACTGAGACTGACAGAACTGAATACCAAAGAATTTGCTGGCTTCCAAGTAGGGCTCTTAAACAAG GATTTGAAACCTCAGACATATAGAAATGCTTATGATATTTCACGTAGAGGTCTTTTAGACCAGTTAACCAGAATGAGATCCAATCTGCTGAAAACACACAAGTTTATTGTTGGACAAGATGAAG ATTCTCTTCATAGTGTTCCAGTCGCACAAATGGGTAACTATCAGGAATATCTAAAGACATTGGCTTCTCCACTTCGAGAGATTGATCCAGATCAACCCAAAAGACAACATACTTTTGGCAATCCATTTAAACAAGATAAGAAG GGAATGATGATTGATGAAGCAGATGAGTTTGTAACAGGGCCACAAAACAAAGTGAAACGTCCTGGAGAACCCAACAGTCCTCTATCATCTAAGAGAAGGCGGA ATGCTACTGTCACTCACGATGTCCAtgaggaaaagatggaaaatggtCAAATCCCACCTAATGGCTTGTTGTCAAAATCTGCTGCACCAGAGCTTATGAATATGGCAGGAGATGGTATTCCACACAACCAATTGGATTCTCTGTCTGATGACTTCACTAGCCTAAGGAAAGATGGCCTGATTCACAAACCTGGTAGTAATGCACTTATAGGAGGAACCAAAAACTGCAGTGTCTCTGCAGATGATCGAAAAATCTCAGTAGCATCTGCTTTGGGAACTGTGCCAAATACATTGCAAATAACTCCTGCTATGGCACAAGGAATCAATGCTGATATAAAACATCAATTAATGAAGGAAGTTCGAAAATTTGGACGAA agtatgaaagaattttcattttgctcGAAGAAGTGCAAGGACCTTTTGCAGTCAAGAAACAATTTGTTGAATTTACCATTAAGGAAGCTGCAAG GTTTAAAAGACGAGTCTTAATTCAGTACCTTGAGAAGGTACTAGAAAAAATAGATTCCCACCACCTTCACAACAATGTTAATCACATCAACAGCAGATCATCATGCTAA
- the LOC109436244 gene encoding integrator complex subunit 6-like isoform X2 translates to MPILLFLIDTSASMNQRTDLGTSYLDIAKGAVELFLKLRARDPASRGDRYMLVTYDEPPYCIKAGWKENHATFMNELKNLQASGLTTLGQALRSSFDLLNLNRLISGIDNYGQGRNPFFLEPSILITITDGNKLTSTAGVQEELHLPLNSPLPGSELTKEPFRWDQRLFALVLRLPGLASTEPEQLGSVPTDESAIAQMCEVTGGRSYCVRTQRMLNQCLESLVQKVQSGVVINFEKTGPDPLPIGEDVLMDSSRPSNSFAVQPWHSCHKLIYVRPNSKTGVPVGHWPIPESFWPDQNLPSLPPRTSHPVVKFSCVDCEPMVIDKLPFDKYELEPSPLTQYILERKSPHTCWQVFVTSSAKYNELGYPFGYLKASMTLTCVNLFVMPYNYPVLLPLLDDLFKVHKLKPNLKWRQAFDNYLKTLPPYYLLTKLESERILASVGKKPPQEIGIKVKNHSGGGVSLTHSKNFRKLLKEIIGETSLRLTELNTKEFAGFQVGLLNKDLKPQTYRNAYDISRRGLLDQLTRMRSNLLKTHKFIVGQDEDSLHSVPVAQMGNYQEYLKTLASPLREIDPDQPKRQHTFGNPFKQDKKGMMIDEADEFVTGPQNKVKRPGEPNSPLSSKRRRSMSPLLRKPQTPPTVTNHVGGKGPPSASWFPSYPNLIKPTLVHTDATVTHDVHEEKMENGQIPPNGLLSKSAAPELMNMAGDGIPHNQLDSLSDDFTSLRKDGLIHKPGSNALIGGTKNCSVSADDRKISVASALGTVPNTLQITPAMAQGINADIKHQLMKEVRKFGRKYERIFILLEEVQGPFAVKKQFVEFTIKEAARFKRRVLIQYLEKVLEKIDSHHLHNNVNHINSRSSC, encoded by the exons GCTGGTTGGAAGGAAAACCACGCAACATTCATGAATGAACTAAAAAATCTTCAGGCTTCTGGACTGACTACTCTTGGTCAGGCTCTAAGATCCTCATTTGATTTGTTAAATCTCAATAGATTAATATCTGGAATAGACAATTATGGACAG ggGAGAAATCCATTTTTTTTAGAACCATCTATTTTAATTACCATCACAGATGGAAACAAGTTAACAAGTACGGCTGGTGTTCAAGAAGAg CTTCATCTTCCTTTGAATTCGCCTCTGCCTGGAAGTGAACTAACCAAAGAACCTTTTCGTTGGGATCAAAGGTTATTTGCCCTGGTGTTGCGTTTGCCTGGATTGGCTTCAACTGAACCAGAGCAATTAGGGAGTGTACCAACTGATGAATCTGCCATCGCACAGATGTGTGAAGTCACTGGAG GTCGCTCCTACTGTGTTAGAACACAAAGAATGTTGAATCAGTGTTTAGAATCTCTAGTTCAAAAAGTTCAGAGTGGTGTAGTTATTAACTTTGAAAAAACGGGACCAGATCCACTTCCTATTGGAGAAG ATGTTCTTATGGATTCATCTAGGCCAAGCAATTCATTTGCTGTTCAACCATGGCATAGTTGTCATAAGCTCATTTATGTACGACCTAACTCTAAAACTGGTGTTCCTGTTGGACATTGGCCAATTCCAGAATCTTTTTGGCCAGATCAGAATTTACCTTCACTA CCTCCGCGAACATCTCATCCTGTTGTGAAGTTCTCCTGTGTAGATTGTGAACCAATGGTAATAGACAAACTTCCCTTTGACAAATACGAACTTGAACCTTCACCCTTAACTCAGTACATCCTGGAACGAAAGTCTCCCCATACCTGCTGGCAG GTGTTTGTTACTAGCAGTGCAAAATACAATGAACTTGGATATCCATTTGGTTATTTAAAAGCCAGTATGACTTTAACTTGTGTAAACCTCTTTGTGATGCCATACAACTACCCAGTTTTACTCCCTCTTTTAG ATGACTTGTTTAAAGTTCACAAGCTTAAGCCAAATCTGAAGTGGCGACAGGCTTTTGACAACTACTTAAAAACTCTGCCTCCATACTACCTATTa ACGAAACTAGAGTCAGAACGAATACTAGCGTCAGTGGGGAAGAAACCTCCCCAGGAAATTGGAATCAAAGTGAAAAATCATTCTGGAGGTGGTGTGTCCTTGACTCAcagtaaaaattttagaaaactattgaaagaaatcaTAGGGGAAACTTCACTGAGACTGACAGAACTGAATACCAAAGAATTTGCTGGCTTCCAAGTAGGGCTCTTAAACAAG GATTTGAAACCTCAGACATATAGAAATGCTTATGATATTTCACGTAGAGGTCTTTTAGACCAGTTAACCAGAATGAGATCCAATCTGCTGAAAACACACAAGTTTATTGTTGGACAAGATGAAG ATTCTCTTCATAGTGTTCCAGTCGCACAAATGGGTAACTATCAGGAATATCTAAAGACATTGGCTTCTCCACTTCGAGAGATTGATCCAGATCAACCCAAAAGACAACATACTTTTGGCAATCCATTTAAACAAGATAAGAAG GGAATGATGATTGATGAAGCAGATGAGTTTGTAACAGGGCCACAAAACAAAGTGAAACGTCCTGGAGAACCCAACAGTCCTCTATCATCTAAGAGAAGGCGGAGTATGTCCCCGCTGTTGAGGAAACCACAAACACCACCTACTGTAACTAACCATGTGGGCGGAAAGGGACCACCCTCAGCCTCGTGGTTCCCATCTTATCCAAACCTCATAAAACCCACCCTTGTACATACAG ATGCTACTGTCACTCACGATGTCCAtgaggaaaagatggaaaatggtCAAATCCCACCTAATGGCTTGTTGTCAAAATCTGCTGCACCAGAGCTTATGAATATGGCAGGAGATGGTATTCCACACAACCAATTGGATTCTCTGTCTGATGACTTCACTAGCCTAAGGAAAGATGGCCTGATTCACAAACCTGGTAGTAATGCACTTATAGGAGGAACCAAAAACTGCAGTGTCTCTGCAGATGATCGAAAAATCTCAGTAGCATCTGCTTTGGGAACTGTGCCAAATACATTGCAAATAACTCCTGCTATGGCACAAGGAATCAATGCTGATATAAAACATCAATTAATGAAGGAAGTTCGAAAATTTGGACGAA agtatgaaagaattttcattttgctcGAAGAAGTGCAAGGACCTTTTGCAGTCAAGAAACAATTTGTTGAATTTACCATTAAGGAAGCTGCAAG GTTTAAAAGACGAGTCTTAATTCAGTACCTTGAGAAGGTACTAGAAAAAATAGATTCCCACCACCTTCACAACAATGTTAATCACATCAACAGCAGATCATCATGCTAA
- the LOC109436244 gene encoding integrator complex subunit 6-like isoform X5: MPILLFLIDTSASMNQRTDLGTSYLDIAKGAVELFLKLRARDPASRGDRYMLVTYDEPPYCIKAGWKENHATFMNELKNLQASGLTTLGQALRSSFDLLNLNRLISGIDNYGQGRNPFFLEPSILITITDGNKLTSTAGVQEELHLPLNSPLPGSELTKEPFRWDQRLFALVLRLPGLASTEPEQLGSVPTDESAIAQMCEVTGGRSYCVRTQRMLNQCLESLVQKVQSGVVINFEKTGPDPLPIGEDVLMDSSRPSNSFAVQPWHSCHKLIYVRPNSKTGVPVGHWPIPESFWPDQNLPSLPPRTSHPVVKFSCVDCEPMVIDKLPFDKYELEPSPLTQYILERKSPHTCWQVFVTSSAKYNELGYPFGYLKASMTLTCVNLFVMPYNYPVLLPLLDDLFKVHKLKPNLKWRQAFDNYLKTLPPYYLLTKLESERILASVGKKPPQEIGIKVKNHSGGGVSLTHSKNFRKLLKEIIGETSLRLTELNTKEFAGFQVGLLNKDLKPQTYRNAYDISRRGLLDQLTRMRSNLLKTHKFIVGQDEDSLHSVPVAQMGNYQEYLKTLASPLREIDPDQPKRQHTFGNPFKQDKKGMMIDEADEFVTGPQNKVKRPGEPNSPLSSKRRRNATVTHDVHEEKMENGQIPPNGLLSKSAAPELMNMAGDGIPHNQLDSLSDDFTSLRKDGLIHKPGSNALIGGTKNCSVSADDRKISVASALGTVPNTLQITPAMAQGINADIKHQLMKEVRKFGRKYERIFILLEEVQGPFAVKKQFVEFTIKEAARFKRRVLIQYLEKVLEKIDSHHLHNNVNHINSRSSC; the protein is encoded by the exons GCTGGTTGGAAGGAAAACCACGCAACATTCATGAATGAACTAAAAAATCTTCAGGCTTCTGGACTGACTACTCTTGGTCAGGCTCTAAGATCCTCATTTGATTTGTTAAATCTCAATAGATTAATATCTGGAATAGACAATTATGGACAG ggGAGAAATCCATTTTTTTTAGAACCATCTATTTTAATTACCATCACAGATGGAAACAAGTTAACAAGTACGGCTGGTGTTCAAGAAGAg CTTCATCTTCCTTTGAATTCGCCTCTGCCTGGAAGTGAACTAACCAAAGAACCTTTTCGTTGGGATCAAAGGTTATTTGCCCTGGTGTTGCGTTTGCCTGGATTGGCTTCAACTGAACCAGAGCAATTAGGGAGTGTACCAACTGATGAATCTGCCATCGCACAGATGTGTGAAGTCACTGGAG GTCGCTCCTACTGTGTTAGAACACAAAGAATGTTGAATCAGTGTTTAGAATCTCTAGTTCAAAAAGTTCAGAGTGGTGTAGTTATTAACTTTGAAAAAACGGGACCAGATCCACTTCCTATTGGAGAAG ATGTTCTTATGGATTCATCTAGGCCAAGCAATTCATTTGCTGTTCAACCATGGCATAGTTGTCATAAGCTCATTTATGTACGACCTAACTCTAAAACTGGTGTTCCTGTTGGACATTGGCCAATTCCAGAATCTTTTTGGCCAGATCAGAATTTACCTTCACTA CCTCCGCGAACATCTCATCCTGTTGTGAAGTTCTCCTGTGTAGATTGTGAACCAATGGTAATAGACAAACTTCCCTTTGACAAATACGAACTTGAACCTTCACCCTTAACTCAGTACATCCTGGAACGAAAGTCTCCCCATACCTGCTGGCAG GTGTTTGTTACTAGCAGTGCAAAATACAATGAACTTGGATATCCATTTGGTTATTTAAAAGCCAGTATGACTTTAACTTGTGTAAACCTCTTTGTGATGCCATACAACTACCCAGTTTTACTCCCTCTTTTAG ATGACTTGTTTAAAGTTCACAAGCTTAAGCCAAATCTGAAGTGGCGACAGGCTTTTGACAACTACTTAAAAACTCTGCCTCCATACTACCTATTa ACGAAACTAGAGTCAGAACGAATACTAGCGTCAGTGGGGAAGAAACCTCCCCAGGAAATTGGAATCAAAGTGAAAAATCATTCTGGAGGTGGTGTGTCCTTGACTCAcagtaaaaattttagaaaactattgaaagaaatcaTAGGGGAAACTTCACTGAGACTGACAGAACTGAATACCAAAGAATTTGCTGGCTTCCAAGTAGGGCTCTTAAACAAG GATTTGAAACCTCAGACATATAGAAATGCTTATGATATTTCACGTAGAGGTCTTTTAGACCAGTTAACCAGAATGAGATCCAATCTGCTGAAAACACACAAGTTTATTGTTGGACAAGATGAAG ATTCTCTTCATAGTGTTCCAGTCGCACAAATGGGTAACTATCAGGAATATCTAAAGACATTGGCTTCTCCACTTCGAGAGATTGATCCAGATCAACCCAAAAGACAACATACTTTTGGCAATCCATTTAAACAAGATAAGAAG GGAATGATGATTGATGAAGCAGATGAGTTTGTAACAGGGCCACAAAACAAAGTGAAACGTCCTGGAGAACCCAACAGTCCTCTATCATCTAAGAGAAGGCGGA ATGCTACTGTCACTCACGATGTCCAtgaggaaaagatggaaaatggtCAAATCCCACCTAATGGCTTGTTGTCAAAATCTGCTGCACCAGAGCTTATGAATATGGCAGGAGATGGTATTCCACACAACCAATTGGATTCTCTGTCTGATGACTTCACTAGCCTAAGGAAAGATGGCCTGATTCACAAACCTGGTAGTAATGCACTTATAGGAGGAACCAAAAACTGCAGTGTCTCTGCAGATGATCGAAAAATCTCAGTAGCATCTGCTTTGGGAACTGTGCCAAATACATTGCAAATAACTCCTGCTATGGCACAAGGAATCAATGCTGATATAAAACATCAATTAATGAAGGAAGTTCGAAAATTTGGACGAA agtatgaaagaattttcattttgctcGAAGAAGTGCAAGGACCTTTTGCAGTCAAGAAACAATTTGTTGAATTTACCATTAAGGAAGCTGCAAG GTTTAAAAGACGAGTCTTAATTCAGTACCTTGAGAAGGTACTAGAAAAAATAGATTCCCACCACCTTCACAACAATGTTAATCACATCAACAGCAGATCATCATGCTAA